In a single window of the Pyrococcus sp. NA2 genome:
- a CDS encoding mechanosensitive ion channel family protein translates to MEVSLIKPVIIIAVGLILAELIKRWMLSLSRSTKYVWVFNEETARLFWRFTVIISILSALDALGFLEFRVYGAKVSSLIAAILVFYVAYLIGKKAQSYWVAKGGAEAQIKAKLFYYTVVVLAFFLALNIAGFTGRLTTVIAAAGITGIVLGFSAQTVIANLISGIFMYFDKPLEIGDPIEVGDYSGIVHDIRIFSTRIRTWDGLLVRIPNEKLFNSEIKNLAKYPARRVDVIVGISYKDDIGKAIDVIKKTLDEIPYVLAEPEPMVFVQELGDSSVNLAIRAWAPSEKWFDVRVEILRRVKEALDREGIEIPFPQRVNWFAEELRVKLE, encoded by the coding sequence ATGGAGGTTTCCTTGATTAAGCCTGTAATAATCATAGCTGTTGGCCTCATTTTGGCCGAGCTGATTAAGAGGTGGATGCTCAGCCTGTCCAGGAGCACCAAATATGTTTGGGTGTTCAATGAGGAAACCGCAAGATTATTCTGGAGGTTCACAGTAATCATCTCGATACTCTCAGCTCTAGATGCACTCGGCTTCCTAGAGTTCAGGGTTTATGGGGCGAAGGTAAGCTCTCTGATAGCTGCAATCCTTGTGTTCTATGTGGCTTATCTCATTGGAAAGAAAGCTCAGAGTTATTGGGTGGCTAAGGGCGGGGCTGAGGCTCAGATTAAGGCAAAGCTGTTCTATTACACCGTGGTAGTCCTTGCATTCTTCCTGGCATTAAATATAGCTGGCTTCACAGGCAGGTTGACCACGGTAATTGCGGCCGCTGGAATTACGGGTATAGTCCTCGGTTTCTCGGCCCAGACTGTTATAGCTAACTTGATCTCGGGAATATTCATGTACTTCGACAAGCCCTTGGAGATTGGAGACCCAATTGAAGTTGGAGATTACTCAGGAATAGTGCACGACATAAGGATATTTTCAACCAGGATAAGAACGTGGGATGGTTTGCTTGTCAGAATACCAAATGAGAAGCTCTTCAACAGCGAGATAAAGAACCTAGCAAAGTATCCAGCTAGAAGGGTTGATGTGATAGTTGGGATTTCATATAAGGACGACATCGGGAAGGCCATAGATGTCATAAAGAAAACTTTAGATGAGATACCATACGTTCTAGCTGAGCCAGAGCCAATGGTCTTTGTTCAAGAGCTTGGTGATAGTAGCGTTAACCTTGCAATTAGGGCGTGGGCACCTAGTGAAAAATGGTTTGACGTTAGGGTTGAAATACTAAGGAGAGTTAAGGAGGCTTTAGATAGGGAAGGAATTGAAATACCGTTCCCACAGCGTGTTAACTGGTTTGCCGAGGAGCTTAGAGTCAAACTTGAGTGA